One genomic segment of Gopherus flavomarginatus isolate rGopFla2 chromosome 11, rGopFla2.mat.asm, whole genome shotgun sequence includes these proteins:
- the LOC127031811 gene encoding olfactory receptor 1019-like: protein MDNQSTVTEFRLLGLSSFPEMQPLLFMSFLIIYLLTLAGNFSICLAIWADTTIHTPMYFFLVNLSVLDISYSSVTLPNMLMMLFAKIKSLSFSNCMAQLYFLISFGGSESFLLALMAYDRYMAICQPLHYATIMNHRTCMCSAIAIWTGGFVYSVLDTFFIARLPFCGPNEINHFLCEILPLIKLACMDTYFNEMLVFLLIGAVGGSCFLLISTSYAYILFTIMKIRSAQGRRKAFSTCASHLLIILLFYGPGFFTHLHPYSSYSIDIEKVVSVFYTMVTPMLNPMIYSLRNKDVQAAFKKAMGRARK from the coding sequence ATGGACAATCAAAGCACAGTGACAGAATTCAGGCTCCTGGGTCTCTCGAGCTTTCCAGAAATGCAGCCATTACTCTTCATGAGCTTCCTGATTATCTACTTGCTGACCTTGGCTGGGAACTTCTCCATTTGCTTGGCTATCTGGGCGGATACCACAATCCACACTCCTATGTACTTTTTTCTGGTCAACTTGTCTGTCTTAGACATCTCATACTCTTCTGTCACTCTCCCCAATATGCTAATGATGTTGTTTGCCAAGATTaaatctctttccttctccaattGCATGGCCCAACTGTACTTTCTCATCTCCTTTGGTGGGTCTGAATCTTTTCTTCTTGCCCTGATGGCTTATGACCGCTACATGGCAATATGCCAGCCTTTGCACTATGCAACCATCATGAACCACAGGACTTGTATGTGCTCTGCAATTGCTATATGGACAGGTGGTTTTGTCTACTCAGTGTTAGATACGTTCTTCATAGCCAGACTACCTTTCTGTGGGCCAAATGAAATCAATCACTTCCTCTGTGAGATCCTTCCTTTGATTAAATTGGCCTGCATGGACACCTATTTTAATGAGATGCTGGTTTTTCTACTCATTGGAGCAGTAGGTGGAAGTTGCTTCCTGCTGATTTCCACATCATACGCTTACATACTATTCACCATCATGAAAATCCGCTCAGCCCAGGGCAGACGCAAAGCCTTCTCAACTTGTGCTTCCCACCTCCTCATCATCCTGCTGTTCTATGGCCCGGGTTTCTTCACCCACCTCCACCCCTACTCCAGCTACTCCATAGACATTGAGAAAGTGGTCTCTGTGTTTTATACCATGGTCACACCCATGCTGAACCCAATGATCTACAGCCTCAGGAACAAGGATGTGCAAGCCGCCTTCAAGAAAGCCATGGGAAGGGCTAGGAAATAG